Proteins from a genomic interval of Chitinophagales bacterium:
- a CDS encoding cytochrome c encodes MHKRDFLIILLTSIAAYFLGACQSSGDFTGREYMPDMTHSKAYEPYVEGRTVIIDGDSVQLFPNNQAALKPVAGTVARGYVPYYFENTAEGYERAGQELVSPLDRRSETVLKEGKVAYEINCAVCHGAGGKADGSIVKNGAYPAPPPSYFREDILVLPEGKMFHSVHYGKNLMGSYASQLTKEERWNVIAYIKSMQAKQIEKDYKVSLDDAYKVALGNSPIPTKEAASETTDAATDATATDAAAGGE; translated from the coding sequence ATGCATAAACGCGATTTTTTAATTATACTATTAACTTCCATTGCTGCCTATTTTTTGGGGGCTTGTCAATCCAGCGGCGACTTTACGGGGAGAGAATATATGCCTGATATGACACATTCAAAGGCTTACGAACCTTATGTCGAAGGACGTACTGTAATAATAGATGGAGATTCGGTACAATTGTTTCCTAATAATCAAGCAGCCTTAAAGCCTGTTGCAGGAACAGTTGCCCGTGGATATGTGCCTTATTACTTCGAAAATACGGCAGAGGGATACGAGCGTGCGGGACAAGAATTGGTCAGCCCTCTGGATAGACGTAGTGAAACTGTCTTGAAGGAAGGTAAAGTGGCTTACGAAATCAACTGTGCAGTTTGTCACGGAGCAGGTGGAAAAGCAGACGGATCTATCGTAAAGAATGGTGCTTATCCTGCACCTCCGCCTTCTTATTTTAGAGAAGATATTTTGGTATTACCAGAAGGAAAGATGTTTCATTCTGTACATTATGGTAAAAACTTGATGGGTTCTTATGCTTCTCAATTGACCAAAGAAGAAAGATGGAATGTGATTGCTTACATCAAAAGTATGCAAGCCAAGCAAATTGAAAAAGATTATAAGGTTTCTTTAGATGATGCTTATAAAGTAGCTCTGGGTAATAGCCCTATTCCTACAAAAGAAGCAGCTAGTGAAACTACTGATGCTGCCACAGATGCAACTGCTACAGATGCTGCGGCTGGCGGAGAATAA
- a CDS encoding DUF3341 domain-containing protein — MEHKYLVGFFDDEEPLVKATVKMRKAGYQMREVFTPFPVHGLDEAMGLQETRLHTAGFIIGACGTLTAIGGMSFISAVDWPIIVGGKPFFSAPSWVPITFELTVLFAAIGMVVIYYLRNHLSIFREVEVMDPRTTDDRFAMVFDMKQYHTDKDKEQIASLLKSYGAIEVRSVSLKNELHTNLFKQHDDLHHLEEKFLHHH; from the coding sequence ATGGAACATAAATATTTAGTGGGTTTTTTCGATGATGAAGAGCCTTTGGTGAAAGCAACTGTAAAAATGCGAAAGGCGGGCTATCAAATGCGAGAAGTGTTTACTCCTTTTCCTGTTCACGGATTGGATGAAGCAATGGGATTGCAAGAAACCCGATTACATACAGCAGGCTTTATCATAGGCGCTTGTGGTACGCTGACTGCAATTGGAGGAATGTCTTTTATTTCCGCAGTAGATTGGCCTATCATTGTAGGCGGTAAGCCTTTCTTTTCTGCTCCTTCTTGGGTGCCGATTACCTTTGAATTGACTGTACTATTTGCTGCTATTGGAATGGTCGTGATTTATTATTTGAGGAATCATCTGTCTATTTTCAGAGAGGTAGAGGTGATGGATCCAAGAACTACGGATGATCGTTTTGCAATGGTTTTTGATATGAAACAGTATCACACGGATAAGGATAAAGAGCAAATTGCTTCATTGTTGAAAAGTTATGGGGCAATTGAAGTGCGATCTGTGTCTTTGAAGAATGAATTACATACGAATCTTTTCAAGCAGCATGATGACCTCCATCATTTAGAAGAAAAGTTTTTGCACCACCATTAA
- the nrfD gene encoding NrfD/PsrC family molybdoenzyme membrane anchor subunit translates to MQYSSPIREPLITGSKSYHDITEDIASGTEGRPSLSWLILVSISGIIAFIGICCILWTIWMGIGTWGLNKTIGWAWDITNFVWWIGIGHAGTLISAILLLFRQKWRTGVNRAAEAMTIFAVMCAAIFPGIHMGRIWLAFFIFPYPNSRGILWVNFNSPLLWDVFAISTYFTVSLLFWYSGLVPDIATIRDRSKGLRRRIYSVLSFGWTGTAKQWQRFESLSLILAGLATPLVLSVHSIVSFDFATSVIPGWHTTIFPPYFVAGAIFSGFAMVLTLMLIARKVMNLEDYITLAHIESMNKVIILTGSIVGVAYTTEFFVAWYSGNVYEQYAFVNRAFGPYWWAYWSMMTCNVISPQLFWFRKLRRSILFTFVMSIIINIGMWFERFVIIVTSLHRDYIPSSWNMYSPTWIEVGIFVGTMGIFMTLFLLFSRTLPVIAIAEVKSILKSSGDQYIAKFAEEDAKARRVGGGTLAGAMDKDDK, encoded by the coding sequence ATGCAATATAGTTCACCGATAAGAGAGCCATTGATTACGGGCAGCAAATCCTACCATGATATTACGGAGGACATTGCTTCTGGTACGGAAGGACGACCTAGTTTATCTTGGCTGATACTTGTCTCTATTTCAGGGATTATTGCTTTCATAGGTATCTGTTGTATCCTTTGGACAATTTGGATGGGCATAGGTACTTGGGGCTTGAACAAAACGATTGGATGGGCTTGGGATATCACCAACTTTGTATGGTGGATTGGTATTGGTCACGCAGGAACGCTGATTTCTGCTATCTTGCTGTTGTTTCGTCAAAAATGGCGTACAGGAGTAAACCGAGCCGCAGAAGCAATGACCATCTTTGCCGTAATGTGTGCGGCTATTTTCCCAGGTATTCACATGGGACGTATTTGGTTGGCTTTTTTCATTTTCCCTTATCCCAACTCACGGGGTATTCTTTGGGTGAATTTCAACTCACCTTTGCTCTGGGACGTTTTTGCGATTAGTACGTATTTTACTGTTTCTTTGTTGTTCTGGTATTCAGGTTTAGTACCTGATATTGCAACAATTAGAGACCGTTCAAAAGGCTTACGTCGAAGAATTTATTCGGTGTTGAGTTTTGGTTGGACAGGTACTGCAAAGCAATGGCAACGATTTGAATCTTTGAGTTTGATTTTGGCAGGTTTGGCTACACCACTTGTACTTTCTGTACACTCTATTGTAAGTTTTGACTTTGCTACCTCAGTTATTCCAGGTTGGCATACAACTATATTTCCTCCTTACTTTGTGGCTGGTGCGATTTTTTCAGGTTTTGCTATGGTATTGACGCTGATGTTGATTGCTCGAAAGGTGATGAATCTAGAAGACTATATTACGCTTGCTCACATTGAATCTATGAATAAGGTAATTATTCTGACGGGGTCGATTGTAGGAGTAGCTTATACCACAGAATTTTTTGTGGCTTGGTATTCAGGAAATGTATATGAACAATATGCCTTTGTGAATCGTGCTTTTGGGCCTTATTGGTGGGCTTACTGGTCAATGATGACTTGCAATGTGATTTCGCCTCAACTATTTTGGTTCAGAAAATTGCGTAGAAGTATTTTGTTCACATTCGTGATGTCCATCATTATCAATATCGGTATGTGGTTTGAGCGTTTTGTAATTATTGTTACTTCTTTGCATAGAGATTATATTCCTTCAAGTTGGAACATGTATTCGCCAACATGGATTGAAGTAGGAATTTTTGTGGGAACGATGGGAATTTTTATGACCTTGTTTTTACTATTTTCTCGAACCTTACCTGTGATTGCGATTGCAGAGGTGAAAAGTATTCTCAAATCTTCTGGAGATCAGTACATTGCTAAATTTGCAGAAGAAGATGCAAAAGCACGTAGAGTAGGTGGGGGTACATTGGCTGGTGCGATGGATAAAGACGATAAGTAA
- a CDS encoding TAT-variant-translocated molybdopterin oxidoreductase has protein sequence MKQPKYWKGYEELQNDTKFLKQKRSEFSEDLPLLTEIKNVVSEQQGSRRDFLKIMGFSTVAATIAASCEIPVKKVIPYLDKPEQIIPGIATYYASSYVNGKDYCSILVKTREGRPIKIEGNKLSGISQGGTSARAQASVVSLYDGARLRYAKKGAEKISWEDADREIMSALRNANGQIVLLSDSIISPSTRKAIEDFKAAYSNVNHVVYEPISNSGISTANQRSFGKKVIPSYDFGKAEVIVSFGADFLNTWISPTEFTKQYIQNRKVSKDHPKMSKHWQFESYMSVTGSNADKRVTIKPSEEGKAVVALYNALKGGSVDAGDASDSIKKAALELKGAQGKSLVVSGSNDANVQQVVNAINEMLGNYGSTIDLDAPYNVGGDDKAVQQLVADMNAGKVGAVILYNVNPAYSYPKAAEFTAGLQKVGLTVSFNEREDETSEFITYKCPDSHYLESWNDAEPKGGYFSLGQPTISPLFDTRQAQQSLLRWSGSQASYYDYIKAHWSSNLFAKSKFKNFQAFWDAALHDGIFEVNNPEKTKGNLIGGMYNTTAATSSTSTSEEETETAVVAAIPPIPAHVHEAETDHNNHDEVAAEETTTLEASGSDVSDAIRAIGATQGGDIELVLYENTNMGDGRYANNPYLQENPDNITKVTWDNVLAVSKSYAEDQGWIEKDIIKVTKDGYSVELPLIFQPGQKKGTVSIALGYGRTKSGSKFGESGVNVFPMMETGGETFGYNVLSGVTLEKVGSGYPLAQTQIHHTIDDTGALGNEREGIVVEMSLDEYKTKVEGGHSGTAKDAHGSDDGHGHDGHGEEGGHDEHFFTLYGEDPVYGSHTDQYKRGHHWGMAIDLNSCIGCGACVVACNVENNVPVVGRTEVFRAHEMHWMRIDRYYSGDDENPEVTYMPMMCQHCDNAPCENVCPVAATNHSSEGLNQMAYNRCIGTRYCANNCPFKVRRFNWFDYQSADSFYKDSIFDNDDWSMTDDLTRMVLNPDVTVRSRGVMEKCSFCVQNIQAGKLEAKKAGRKLKDGEVQTACQTSCPAEAIVFGDMNDKDSALSKMFADDRSYDLLHDIHVLSSVKYMTKVRNKPAEAHANAEEHHEDGHS, from the coding sequence ATGAAGCAACCAAAGTACTGGAAAGGATACGAAGAGTTACAGAACGACACAAAATTTCTGAAACAAAAACGTAGCGAATTTTCCGAAGATTTGCCATTGTTAACTGAAATCAAAAATGTGGTTTCAGAACAGCAAGGCAGTCGCAGAGATTTCCTCAAAATAATGGGATTCAGTACTGTAGCTGCTACAATAGCTGCAAGTTGTGAAATTCCTGTCAAAAAGGTCATTCCTTATTTAGACAAGCCTGAACAAATCATTCCTGGTATTGCTACTTATTACGCATCTAGTTATGTGAACGGTAAGGATTATTGCAGTATCTTGGTAAAAACACGTGAAGGTCGCCCTATCAAAATTGAAGGAAACAAACTTTCTGGTATTTCACAAGGAGGTACTTCCGCAAGAGCGCAAGCATCTGTGGTGAGTTTGTATGATGGTGCAAGATTGCGGTATGCTAAAAAAGGAGCAGAAAAAATTAGTTGGGAAGATGCGGACAGGGAGATAATGAGTGCTTTGCGCAATGCAAATGGACAAATTGTTCTCCTAAGCGATTCTATTATTAGTCCCTCTACCCGCAAGGCAATTGAAGATTTCAAAGCTGCTTACTCCAATGTCAATCACGTTGTGTATGAGCCGATTTCCAATTCGGGTATCAGCACTGCTAATCAGCGTTCTTTCGGCAAAAAAGTCATTCCTTCCTACGACTTTGGTAAAGCAGAGGTCATTGTTAGCTTTGGTGCAGATTTCCTCAATACCTGGATTTCTCCAACTGAATTTACCAAACAATACATCCAAAATAGAAAGGTCAGCAAAGACCACCCCAAAATGTCAAAACATTGGCAGTTTGAGTCTTATATGTCTGTAACAGGTAGTAATGCAGACAAACGTGTGACCATCAAACCTTCTGAGGAAGGCAAAGCTGTAGTTGCACTTTACAATGCACTGAAGGGAGGGAGCGTAGATGCGGGTGACGCAAGCGATTCCATCAAAAAAGCAGCATTGGAATTGAAGGGAGCGCAAGGTAAATCTTTGGTCGTTTCTGGTTCTAATGATGCAAATGTTCAGCAAGTCGTAAATGCTATCAACGAAATGTTGGGTAATTACGGCAGTACGATTGACTTGGATGCACCTTACAATGTAGGTGGTGACGATAAAGCTGTTCAGCAATTAGTGGCTGACATGAACGCAGGGAAAGTAGGCGCAGTGATATTGTACAATGTAAATCCAGCGTACAGCTATCCAAAAGCAGCAGAATTTACCGCAGGACTTCAAAAAGTAGGTTTGACCGTTTCCTTCAATGAAAGAGAAGATGAAACATCAGAGTTCATTACTTACAAATGTCCTGATAGTCATTATTTGGAGTCTTGGAATGATGCAGAACCCAAAGGTGGTTATTTCAGTTTAGGACAACCGACGATTTCTCCTTTATTTGATACCCGTCAAGCACAGCAAAGTCTGTTGAGATGGTCAGGTAGTCAGGCATCGTATTACGATTATATCAAAGCTCATTGGAGCAGCAATCTATTTGCAAAAAGTAAATTTAAAAATTTCCAAGCGTTTTGGGATGCAGCACTTCACGATGGTATTTTTGAAGTAAACAATCCTGAAAAAACGAAAGGAAACCTAATTGGTGGTATGTACAATACTACCGCAGCTACTAGTAGCACAAGCACTTCAGAAGAGGAGACAGAAACAGCCGTAGTCGCTGCAATTCCTCCCATTCCAGCTCATGTTCACGAAGCAGAAACAGACCACAACAATCACGATGAAGTTGCTGCTGAAGAAACAACTACTTTAGAAGCAAGTGGTTCAGATGTATCCGATGCAATTAGAGCGATTGGTGCAACACAAGGGGGTGATATAGAATTGGTATTGTACGAAAATACCAACATGGGAGATGGAAGATATGCCAACAATCCTTATCTTCAAGAAAATCCTGACAACATTACCAAAGTTACTTGGGACAATGTATTGGCAGTATCGAAATCTTATGCCGAAGACCAAGGCTGGATTGAAAAAGACATTATCAAAGTAACCAAAGACGGATACAGTGTTGAGTTGCCGTTGATTTTCCAACCTGGCCAAAAGAAAGGAACTGTTTCCATCGCTTTGGGTTATGGTCGTACCAAATCAGGTTCAAAATTTGGAGAATCGGGTGTCAATGTTTTCCCAATGATGGAAACAGGCGGAGAAACGTTTGGCTACAATGTGCTTTCTGGTGTAACTTTAGAGAAAGTTGGATCAGGTTATCCTTTGGCACAAACTCAAATTCACCACACTATTGACGATACAGGTGCATTGGGTAATGAACGTGAAGGCATTGTAGTGGAAATGTCTTTAGACGAATACAAAACAAAAGTAGAAGGCGGACACAGTGGTACTGCAAAAGATGCTCATGGAAGTGATGATGGTCATGGACACGATGGACATGGCGAAGAAGGGGGACATGATGAACATTTCTTTACATTGTATGGTGAAGACCCAGTTTATGGTAGTCATACCGATCAATACAAACGAGGACATCACTGGGGAATGGCTATTGACTTGAATAGCTGTATCGGTTGTGGTGCTTGTGTTGTAGCTTGTAATGTAGAAAACAATGTTCCTGTAGTAGGTCGTACAGAAGTATTCAGAGCGCATGAAATGCACTGGATGCGTATTGACCGCTATTACTCAGGAGATGATGAAAACCCAGAAGTTACCTACATGCCTATGATGTGCCAACACTGTGACAATGCTCCTTGTGAGAATGTTTGTCCAGTAGCTGCAACGAATCATAGCAGCGAAGGTTTAAATCAGATGGCGTATAACCGTTGTATCGGAACAAGATACTGTGCGAACAACTGTCCCTTCAAAGTAAGACGTTTCAATTGGTTTGATTATCAAAGTGCAGATAGTTTCTACAAAGATTCTATTTTTGACAATGATGATTGGTCAATGACAGACGACTTGACGAGAATGGTTTTGAATCCAGATGTGACTGTACGTTCGAGAGGAGTAATGGAAAAATGTAGTTTCTGCGTACAAAACATTCAAGCGGGTAAATTGGAGGCGAAGAAAGCAGGTCGCAAATTGAAGGATGGGGAAGTTCAAACCGCTTGTCAAACTTCTTGTCCTGCCGAAGCGATTGTCTTTGGTGATATGAATGACAAAGATTCTGCACTCAGTAAGATGTTTGCAGATGATAGAAGTTATGATTTATTACACGATATTCACGTATTATCTTCTGTGAAATACATGACTAAGGTTAGAAACAAACCTGCCGAAGCTCATGCTAATGCCGAAGAGCATCACGAAGACGGACATTCTTGA
- a CDS encoding c-type cytochrome, with protein MSKVIGLLFFLLIFLALHTDSSAQTPREDPVYLKGETTFKANCTSCHKVHDKLIGPALAGVYDKYDREWLYSWIKNSQGMVKAGDPDAVKIFNEYNGSVMTSFNISNEDIDAVLQYIKVETEVAPVVDTIPGEVPSEGGNSQIAMFLGIIAVILLAIMFILTRITGTLGELVREKMGLLVPEKWSFGERFMGKKVIALASLALLIFVGYKTVDNAQRLGRQQNYQPTQPIQFSHELHAGVNEIQCQYCHSGAAKGKSAVIPSANVCMNCHKAIKAGPEYGTEEIAKIYDAVGWDPEKLEYKKDYEQKPIEWIRIHNLPDHVYFSHAQHVNAGQLECQTCHGPIQEMKKVYQYSSLGMGWCVNCHRNTAVNFEGNDYYQIYEKYHEKMKSGEMKQVTVQDIGGIECQKCHY; from the coding sequence ATGTCCAAAGTAATTGGACTATTATTTTTTCTACTGATATTCTTAGCTTTGCACACGGATAGTTCCGCCCAAACTCCACGTGAAGACCCTGTTTATCTAAAAGGGGAAACTACTTTCAAGGCGAACTGTACGAGTTGTCATAAGGTTCACGACAAACTTATCGGCCCTGCACTTGCGGGAGTCTATGATAAGTATGATCGAGAATGGTTGTATTCGTGGATTAAGAATTCACAGGGGATGGTCAAAGCTGGCGATCCTGATGCGGTGAAAATCTTCAACGAATACAATGGCTCTGTCATGACCTCTTTCAATATCTCTAACGAAGATATTGATGCCGTATTGCAGTACATCAAAGTAGAAACGGAAGTAGCTCCTGTTGTTGATACCATTCCTGGTGAAGTACCAAGTGAAGGCGGAAATTCACAAATTGCCATGTTCTTGGGAATCATTGCTGTCATTCTATTGGCAATTATGTTCATCTTAACCCGTATCACAGGTACATTGGGAGAATTGGTTCGTGAGAAAATGGGCTTATTGGTTCCCGAAAAATGGAGCTTTGGTGAGCGATTCATGGGCAAGAAAGTAATTGCCTTGGCATCTTTGGCATTGTTGATTTTTGTAGGTTACAAAACGGTGGACAATGCACAGCGTTTGGGCCGTCAACAAAATTACCAACCGACGCAGCCTATTCAGTTCTCTCACGAACTACATGCAGGAGTCAATGAAATTCAATGTCAATACTGTCACTCAGGTGCGGCAAAAGGTAAATCAGCGGTGATTCCTTCTGCAAATGTTTGTATGAATTGCCACAAAGCTATCAAAGCAGGGCCTGAATATGGAACAGAGGAGATTGCGAAAATATACGATGCGGTGGGTTGGGACCCTGAAAAATTGGAGTACAAAAAGGACTACGAACAAAAACCTATCGAGTGGATTCGTATTCACAACCTACCCGACCATGTTTACTTTAGTCATGCTCAACACGTCAATGCAGGGCAGTTGGAATGTCAAACCTGTCATGGTCCGATTCAAGAAATGAAAAAAGTGTATCAATATTCTTCTTTGGGTATGGGATGGTGTGTGAACTGTCATAGAAACACAGCAGTCAATTTTGAAGGAAATGACTACTATCAGATTTATGAAAAGTACCATGAGAAGATGAAATCTGGAGAAATGAAGCAGGTGACGGTGCAAGATATTGGAGGAATAGAGTGTCAAAAGTGTCACTATTAA
- a CDS encoding DUF6787 family protein: MNSFFQNLKKRWQITTNTQLLVIITAFALTGSSSVYVSEKIKLGVAHLRWFNDFWLTIIKWVFIVTPVYLVLLVVIGTLLGQGTFFMAFAKKMLKGIGRVFGVNGKTES; encoded by the coding sequence GTGAACAGTTTCTTTCAAAACCTTAAAAAACGTTGGCAAATAACAACTAATACCCAATTGTTGGTTATCATAACAGCTTTTGCGCTGACTGGTTCATCGTCGGTTTATGTTTCTGAAAAAATAAAATTGGGAGTAGCTCATTTGAGATGGTTCAATGACTTTTGGCTGACAATTATCAAATGGGTTTTCATCGTGACACCTGTGTATTTGGTTTTGTTGGTGGTCATTGGGACTTTATTGGGGCAAGGTACTTTTTTTATGGCTTTTGCAAAAAAGATGTTGAAGGGAATTGGAAGGGTCTTTGGTGTGAATGGAAAAACGGAGAGTTAG
- the mtnA gene encoding S-methyl-5-thioribose-1-phosphate isomerase — protein sequence MNIKGKPHRTIWLHPEKDTVFQIIDQRHLPHRFVIEDICTSKEGTIAIKEMWVRGAPLIGATAAYSMYLATLEAKESNDFEVYMQQSAKELMATRPTAINLQWAIQRQQKAIAAGNTVEEKVQIALQTAKDICEEDVVISENIGNHGLKLIEAISEREGGGVVNILTHCNAGWLATVDWGTATAPIYKAHEKGIKVHVWVDETRPRNQGARLTAWELQNHGVPHTVIVDNVGGHLMQHGMVDMCIVGTDRTTYTGDVANKIGTYLKALAAKDNNVPFYVALPSTTIDWELMDGLKIPIEERNAEEVTHIQGLEGEEVKQVLLTPPESPAANYAFDVTPARLVTALITERGVCEASEEGIRGLFDGGRWTENDGR from the coding sequence ATGAATATCAAAGGTAAACCCCATCGTACCATCTGGTTGCACCCCGAAAAAGACACCGTTTTTCAAATCATTGACCAGCGTCATTTACCCCATCGTTTTGTGATTGAAGACATTTGTACTTCAAAAGAAGGCACAATTGCTATCAAAGAAATGTGGGTCAGAGGTGCACCGCTCATTGGAGCAACCGCCGCTTATAGCATGTATTTGGCTACTTTGGAGGCAAAAGAAAGCAATGATTTTGAAGTCTATATGCAGCAATCTGCAAAAGAATTGATGGCAACTCGACCGACTGCTATTAACCTTCAATGGGCTATTCAACGCCAACAAAAAGCCATTGCAGCAGGAAATACGGTCGAGGAAAAGGTACAAATTGCTTTGCAGACTGCTAAGGATATTTGTGAGGAGGATGTGGTGATTTCTGAAAATATTGGCAACCACGGATTGAAACTTATTGAAGCCATCAGCGAGCGGGAGGGTGGGGGAGTGGTCAATATTCTCACCCACTGCAATGCAGGATGGTTGGCTACGGTGGATTGGGGAACCGCAACAGCGCCAATTTATAAAGCCCACGAAAAAGGCATCAAAGTCCACGTATGGGTAGATGAAACCCGACCCCGCAATCAAGGCGCACGTCTTACGGCTTGGGAATTGCAGAATCATGGAGTGCCACATACGGTGATTGTCGACAATGTGGGCGGTCATTTGATGCAGCATGGCATGGTGGATATGTGCATTGTTGGCACCGACCGAACAACCTATACAGGTGATGTGGCGAACAAAATTGGTACTTACCTCAAAGCTTTGGCGGCAAAAGACAACAATGTGCCCTTTTATGTAGCCTTGCCTTCGACTACGATTGATTGGGAATTGATGGATGGATTGAAAATACCGATTGAAGAAAGAAATGCGGAGGAGGTGACGCATATTCAAGGATTGGAGGGCGAAGAAGTCAAACAGGTTTTACTGACTCCTCCTGAAAGCCCTGCTGCAAATTATGCTTTTGATGTGACTCCTGCTCGATTGGTGACGGCTTTGATTACTGAAAGGGGCGTTTGTGAGGCGAGTGAGGAGGGGATTAGAGGATTGTTCGATGGTGGACGGTGGACGGAAAACGACGGACGATAG